Proteins from a genomic interval of Scophthalmus maximus strain ysfricsl-2021 chromosome 22, ASM2237912v1, whole genome shotgun sequence:
- the tcf19l gene encoding transcription factor 19: MVSGVQPCFQLLRIGAASGDQARDLYTFRPALSHCVFRLGRAAEVCDVTLDSPSVSRIHAELHAEREASGGGAAASPQEEGWSVHVKDRSSHGTWVNEVRLQRGVQWELSDGDTLTFGGQSAPGSPEFYFLFQKVKVRPLDFDAITIPKAGTFSSDLQNRIRTNLDRKVEANLDLSKLSINRATVILNSIGSLSKMKGSAWTFKRSHSHEGTVSDPGCSSSSSTPPPPRAVGFSSPLPLSTPPSLSSAASAPSAKSLPPTSRSRRKSAHTVLLEDDSSDEPRSRGALAGAVEDGPRARGKKRRRLYKSESEGVGPPLPPQPKSLSDVRRPLEAKPFPVGIRTIGSFHGAMTNSRLNHHHLLQASFANAAAAHKQEAEAIHRIKTVVRGNIAAFRQQKPARGPAAAQRGRRRAHSSPVFSPLVVGGENYSLASPSVRICTEQRGRVQFNRFHHQMSKRRGRPRKHPPPPRPSLPSPSSSSSSSTSSASSSSSGSSSGSGSSSSDEDDEDDDEEATAGSVEPCAAPRCRLPQQDTVQWIQCDVCDAWFHIDCLHVDRKKLLMDPNADFHCGCH, translated from the exons ATGGTGTCCGGGGTGCAGCCGTGCTTCCAGTTGCTGCGGATCGGCGCGGCGAGCGGCGACCAGGCGCGGGACCTGTACACGTTCAGGCCGGCCCTGAGCCACTGCGTGTTCCGCCTGGGCCGGGCGGCGGAGGTGTGCGACGTCACGCTGGACTCGCCGTCCGTGTCCCGCATCCACGCCGAGCTGCACGCCGAGAGGGAGGCGAGCGGCGGTGGAGCCGCGGCCTCGCCGCAGGAGGAGGGCTGGAGCGTCCACGTCAAGGACAGGAGCAGTCACG GCACCTGGGTCAACGAGGTCCGCCTCCAGCGCGGCGTCCAGTGGGAGCTGTCGGACGGCGACACGCTGACCTTCGGCGGCCAGTCTGCTCCCGGCAGCCCCGAGTTCTACTTCCTCTTCCAGAAGGTCAAAGTTCGCCCGCTGGACTTTGACGCCATCACAATTCCAAAG GCGGGAACCTTCTCCTCTGACTTGCAGAACCGGATCAGGACTAACCTGGACCGCAAGGTGGAGGCCAACCTGGACCTGTCCAAGCTGTCCATCAACCGCGCCACCGTCATCCTCAACTCCATCGGCAGCCTCAGCAAGATGAAGGGCAGCGCCTGGACCTTCAAGAGGAGCCACAGCCACGAGGGAACCGTCTCGGACCccggctgctcctcctcctcctccacgccgccgccgccccgcgCCGTGGGCTtctcctctccgctccctctctccacgCCGCCATCGCTCTCCTCCGCGGCTTCGGCGCCTTCGGCCAAGTCCCTGCCGCCGACctccaggagcaggaggaagtcGGCGCACACGGTGCTGCTCGAGGACGACAGCTCAGACGAGCCCCGGAGTCGAGGAG CTCTGGCAGGAGCTGTGGAGGACGGGCCGAGGgcgagagggaagaagaggcgGCGGCTCTACAAGTCCGAGTCGGAGGGCGTCGGCCCTCCTCTGCCGCCGCAGCCCAAGAGCCTCAGCGACGTCCGGCGGCCGCTGGAGGCCAAGCCCTTCCCCGTGGGCATCAGGACCATCGGCAGTTTCCACGGCGCCATGACGAACAGCAGACtcaaccaccaccacctcctgcaGGCGTCGTTCGCCAACGCCgctgctgcacacaaacaagAGGCGGAGGCGATACATCGCATCAAGACGGTGGTGCGGGGCAACATCGCGGCTTTCCGCCAGCAGAAGCCGGCCCGCGGCCCGGCGGCGGCGCAGCGCGGCCGGCGACGGGCCCACAGCTCCCCGGTGTTCTCTCCcctggtggtgggaggagagaacTACAGCCTGGCGTCGCCCTCGGTGCGGATCTGcacggagcagagaggaagagtcCAGTTCAACAGATTCCACCATCAAATGAG taaGCGACGAGGCCGCCCCaggaaacaccccccccctccgcgGCCCTCCCTGCCCTcaccgtcctcctcgtcctcttcctccacctcctcggcctcgtcctcctcctccggctcctcgtCCGGCtcgggctcctcctcctccgatgaagacgacgaggacgacgacgaggaggcgACGGCCGGGTCGGTGGAGCCGTGCGCGGCGCCGCGGTGTCGCCTGCCGCAGCAGGACACGGTGCAGTGGATCCAGTGCGACGTGTGCGACGCCTGGTTCCACATAGACTGTCTGCACGTCGACCGCAAGAAGCTCCTGATGGACCCCAACGCCGATTTCCACTGCGGCTGCCACTGA